The Castanea sativa cultivar Marrone di Chiusa Pesio chromosome 11, ASM4071231v1 genome contains a region encoding:
- the LOC142616446 gene encoding uncharacterized protein LOC142616446 produces MKDQGAEETPIWRIYTDESSNKHAGGAGVVLHTSEGDKIKCMIRLDFSTTNNEAEYEALIVGLDLAIATGAKSMIIYSDSQVMISQVNGSYKWKNERMKRYLEEVKGRAKNLQIKSDQIPREENQDADRLAKAASAEPMIIPN; encoded by the coding sequence ATGAAAGACCAGGGGGCAGAGGAGACTCCGATATGGAGAATCTATACGGACGAATCTTCCAATAAACATGCTGGAGGGGCCGGAGTGGTACTTCACACctcggaaggagataagatcaAATGCATGATTCGTCTGGATTTCTCTACCACCAATAACGAGGCAGAATACGAAGCCTTAATAGTAGGACTGGACCTCGCGATAGCCACAGGAGCTAAGAGTATGATCATATACTCCGATTCTCAAGTAATGATTAGTCAGGTTAATGGAAGCTACAAGTGGAAGaatgaaagaatgaagaggtatctagaggaagtgaagggtcgagcGAAAAATCTCCAGATCAAGTCAGATCaaatcccaagagaagagaaccaagatGCCGACCGACTCGCAAAAGCGGCTTCAGCAGAACCTATGATCATCCCTAACTAG
- the LOC142614682 gene encoding cyclic nucleotide-gated ion channel 1-like, translating into MDSKRLKLFRFKDQSSEPSLSSGQNYDFEHGPYLRNFRTTVGRVLERLGEGFERGSKRIRSFKKLKSIPYVGDQPRKEAGPPPKTILDPQGQFLQTWNKVFVLSCVISVALDPLFFYIPMISEDNRDKNYEYKCLGADERLAKIACVLRSLFDAFYVIHIIFQFRTGFIAPSSQVFGRGETITDPVAIAKRYLSTYFLIDILSILPLPQVVSLVTIHKHKSQAPLILKQRLKFVIFSQYVPRITRLYPLYMEVKRASGILTQTAWAGAAYNLFLYMLASHVVGAFWYLFAIEQAGTCWQKYCNNSTACEDKYLYCDDEERKNFTSLYENCRYKKPDDIENLTDFNFGMFTDALKSGMVLNSTRFRVKLSYCFWWGFRNLSSAGQNLQTSTFIGEIVFAVGISTFGLVLFSLLIGNMQRYLQSTTMRVEEMRVQRTDAEQWMSHRMLPEELRARVRRYLQYKWQLTRGVEEENLLQSLPKDLKRDITRHLCLNLLKSVPMFEKMDSQLFDALCDRLKPVLHTEKSCIILEGDPVDEMLFIMRGTLTTMTGKTGNAGDLKAGDFCGEELFAWALNPHSSTSLPISTRTLIAQTEVEAFALRAADLKFVASQFRRLHSKEFQHIFRFYSLQWKTWAARRIQAVWRRYYERKLYKSLHEAEDRLQDAVIYEAGTSKSEHNDERKAPKRLLLLPQKPDEPNYNGEDY; encoded by the exons ATGGATTCCAAGCGACTTAAACTTTTCAG GTTTAAGGATCAGAGTTCAGAACCATCTTTGAGTTCTGGGCAGAATTATGACTTCGAACATGGACCATATCTAAGAAACTTTAGAACAACAGTTGGCAGAGTGTTGGAGAGACTTGGGGAAGGATTTGAAAGGGGTTCCAAGAGGATTAGAAGCTTCAAGAAACTGAAAAGCATTCCTTATGTAGGTGATCAGCCAAGAAAAGAGGCAGGTCCTCCTCCTAAGACAATTCTTGATCCTCAGGGTCAATTTCTTCAAACTTGGAACAAAGTATTTGTGCTCTCTTGTGTGATATCTGTGGCCTTGGACCCTTTGTTCTTTTACATCCCAATGATCAGTGAGGACAATAGGGACAAGAACTACGAATACAAATGCCTTGGTGCAGACGAAAGACTAGCTAAAATTGCTTGTGTTCTTCGATCACTCTTTGATGCCTTTTATGTAATTCATATAATCTTTCAGTTCCGTACTGGATTTATTGCCCCTTCTTCTCAAGTCTTTGGAAGGGGTGAGACGATTACTGATCCGGTGGCTATAGCAAAAAGATACTTGTCCACATACTTCCTCATTGACATTCTGTCAATTCTTCCATTGCCACAG GTGGTATCTCTTGTTACCATTCACAAACACAAAAGCCAAGCTCCATTAATCTTGAAGCAAAGGTTGAAGTTCGTAATATTCTCACAATATGTGCCTAGAATTACACGGCTCTATCCACTATACATGGAAGTAAAAAGAGCCTCAGGGATACTGACTCAGACAGCATGGGCTGGAGCTGCTTATAATCTTTTTCTCTACATGCTAGCCAGTCAC GTTGTTGGAGCTTTTTGGTACTTGTTTGCCATTGAACAAGCAGGTACATGCTGGCAAAAGTACTGTAATAATTCAACCGCTTGTGAAGATAAATATCTTTACTGTGATGATGAAGAACGTAAGAACTTCACAAGTCTATATGAGAATTGCCGTTATAAAAAACCTGATGATATTGAAAATCTAACGGACTTCAACTTTGGAATGTTTACTGATGCTCTCAAGTCCGGAATGGTACTAAATTCAACAAGATTTAGAGTGAAATTGTCTTACTGCTTTTGGTGGGGTTTTCGTAATCTTAG CTCTGCTGGCCAAAACCTTCAAACAAGCACTTTTATTGGGGAGATAGTATTTGCCGTCGGAATATCCACCTTTGGGTTGGTTTTATTTTCGTTACTTATTGGCAATATGCAG AGATATCTGCAGTCCACAACAATGAGAGTGGAAGAAATGAGAGTGCAAAGGACTGATGCGGAACAGTGGATGTCCCACCGCATGCTCCCTGAGGAATTAAGGGCACGTGTTAGACGATACCTACAGTATAAATGGCAACTAACTAGAGGTGTCGAAGAAGAGAATCTACTtcaaagccttcctaaggacctCAAAAGGGACATAACACGCCATCTTTGCTTAAATCTTCTCAAGAGT gTGCCGATGTTTGAAAAAATGGATAGTCAACTGTTTGATGCACTTTGTGATCGTCTCAAACCAGTGCTTCACACAGAGAAGAGCTGCATTATTCTTGAGGGGGATCCAGTGGATGAGATGCTCTTTATCATGCGAGGAACCCTGACCACTATGACTGGAAAAACAGGTAATGCTGGTGATCTGAAAGCTGGTGACTTCTGTGGAGAAGAGCTTTTTGCGTGGGCTTTGAATCCCCACTCCTCTACCAGTCTTCCCATTTCAACAAGAACATTAATAGCTCAAACAGAGGTTGAAGCCTTTGCTCTAAGGGCTGCTGATTTGAAATTTGTGGCCTCTCAGTTTCGGCGACTTCATAGCAAGGAGTTCCAGCATATTTTCAG GTTCTACTCCTTACAATGGAAGACGTGGGCAGCCCGTCGCATCCAAGCAGTTTGGCGCAGGTACTATGAGAGAAAGCTTTATAAGTCTTTGCATGAAGCAGAAGACCGTTTGCAAGATGCTGTGATATATGAAGCAGGGACCTCAAAGTCTGAACATAATGATGAACGCAAAGCACCAAAAAGGTTGCTACTACTGCCACAGAAGCCTGATGAACCTAATTACAATGGTGAAGATTATTAG